In Taeniopygia guttata chromosome 23, bTaeGut7.mat, whole genome shotgun sequence, the following are encoded in one genomic region:
- the ZDHHC18 gene encoding palmitoyltransferase ZDHHC18 isoform X1 → MKDCEYRQIPPGAAGAGGPAAPGPGAARAGAVRPRRKWEVFPGRNRFYCGGRLMLARHSGVFALTLGLILATSGLFFAFDCPFLASHLTLAIPIIAAILFFFVISCLLQTSFRDPGILPRATPSEAADLEKRIDSMGSSTYRPPARTMEVVINKYVVKLKYCYTCKMFRPPRTSHCSVCDNCVERFDHHCPWVGNCVGKRNYRYFYAFILSLSFLTAFIFACVVTHLTLRSQRDGFLATLKTTPASMLELVICFFSVWSILGLSGFHTYLVASNLTTNEDIKGSWSNKRGSEFANPYSHKSILTNCCAVLCGPFHPSLIDRRGFIQPDVGTPSSPKSEIPSLGAKTDTSMRHEPQQPEPLVGHPREPSPQP, encoded by the exons ATGAAGGACTGCGAGTACCGGCAGATCCCGcccggggcggcgggcgcgggcgggCCGGCGGCGCCGGGGCCCGGAGCGGCGCGGGCCGGAGCGGTGCGGCCCCGCAGGAAGTGGGAGGTGTTCCCGGGCCGCAACCGCTTCTACTGCGGCGGCCGCCTCATGCTGGCGCGGCACAGCGGCGTCTTCGCCCTCACGCTCGGCCTCATCCTGGCCACCAGCGGCCTCTTCTTCGCCTTCGA CTGCCCCTTCCTTGCCAGCCACCTGACCCTGGCCATCCCCATCATTGCTGCCATCCTCTTCTTCTTCgtcatcagctgcctgctccagaCAAGCTTCAGAGACCCCGGAATcctgcccagagccaccccCAGCGAGGCTGCAGACCTGGAGAAGCGAATTG ACAGCATGGGCAGCTCCACGTACCGTCCCCCGGCCCGCACCATGGAGGTGGTGATCAACAAGTACGTGGTGAAGCTCAAGTACTGCTACACCTGCAAGATGTTCCGGCCGCCACGCACCTCGCACTGCAGCGTCTGCGACAACTGCGTGg AGAGATTCGATCACCACTGCCCCTGGGTGGGCAACTGCGTGGGCAAGCGCAACTACCGCTACTTCTACGCCTtcatcctgtccctgtccttcctcACCGCCTTCATCTTCGCCTGCGTTGTCACCCACCTCACCCTGC GCTCTCAGAGGGATGGGTTCCTGGCCACTCTGAAGACAACCCCTGCGAG TATGCTGGAGCTGgtgatttgttttttctcagTCTGGTCCATTTTGGGCCTCTCAGGTTTTCACACTTACTTAGTGGCCTCCAACCTGACTACGAATGAAGAT ATCAAAGGGTCCTGGTCAAACAAGAGGGGCTCGGAGTTTGCCAATCCCTACAGCCATAAAAGCATCCTCACAAACTGCTGTGCAGTGCTGTGTGGACCATTCCATCCCAG TTTGATAGACAGAAGAGGATTTATCCAGCCAGATGTCGGGACCCCGTCCAGTCCCAAGAGTGAAATCCCTTCCCTTGGAGCCAAAACTGACACCAGCATG CGCCACGAGCCGCAGCAGCCTGAGCCTCTCGTGGGGCACCCACGGGAGCCGAGCCCACAGCCATGA
- the ZDHHC18 gene encoding palmitoyltransferase ZDHHC18 isoform X2: MKDCEYRQIPPGAAGAGGPAAPGPGAARAGAVRPRRKWEVFPGRNRFYCGGRLMLARHSGVFALTLGLILATSGLFFAFDCPFLASHLTLAIPIIAAILFFFVISCLLQTSFRDPGILPRATPSEAADLEKRIDSMGSSTYRPPARTMEVVINKYVVKLKYCYTCKMFRPPRTSHCSVCDNCVERFDHHCPWVGNCVGKRNYRYFYAFILSLSFLTAFIFACVVTHLTLRSQRDGFLATLKTTPASMLELVICFFSVWSILGLSGFHTYLVASNLTTNEDIKGSWSNKRGSEFANPYSHKSILTNCCAVLCGPFHPSLIDRRGFIQPDVGTPSSPKSEIPSLGAKTDTSMEDACQDFAISCTA; encoded by the exons ATGAAGGACTGCGAGTACCGGCAGATCCCGcccggggcggcgggcgcgggcgggCCGGCGGCGCCGGGGCCCGGAGCGGCGCGGGCCGGAGCGGTGCGGCCCCGCAGGAAGTGGGAGGTGTTCCCGGGCCGCAACCGCTTCTACTGCGGCGGCCGCCTCATGCTGGCGCGGCACAGCGGCGTCTTCGCCCTCACGCTCGGCCTCATCCTGGCCACCAGCGGCCTCTTCTTCGCCTTCGA CTGCCCCTTCCTTGCCAGCCACCTGACCCTGGCCATCCCCATCATTGCTGCCATCCTCTTCTTCTTCgtcatcagctgcctgctccagaCAAGCTTCAGAGACCCCGGAATcctgcccagagccaccccCAGCGAGGCTGCAGACCTGGAGAAGCGAATTG ACAGCATGGGCAGCTCCACGTACCGTCCCCCGGCCCGCACCATGGAGGTGGTGATCAACAAGTACGTGGTGAAGCTCAAGTACTGCTACACCTGCAAGATGTTCCGGCCGCCACGCACCTCGCACTGCAGCGTCTGCGACAACTGCGTGg AGAGATTCGATCACCACTGCCCCTGGGTGGGCAACTGCGTGGGCAAGCGCAACTACCGCTACTTCTACGCCTtcatcctgtccctgtccttcctcACCGCCTTCATCTTCGCCTGCGTTGTCACCCACCTCACCCTGC GCTCTCAGAGGGATGGGTTCCTGGCCACTCTGAAGACAACCCCTGCGAG TATGCTGGAGCTGgtgatttgttttttctcagTCTGGTCCATTTTGGGCCTCTCAGGTTTTCACACTTACTTAGTGGCCTCCAACCTGACTACGAATGAAGAT ATCAAAGGGTCCTGGTCAAACAAGAGGGGCTCGGAGTTTGCCAATCCCTACAGCCATAAAAGCATCCTCACAAACTGCTGTGCAGTGCTGTGTGGACCATTCCATCCCAG TTTGATAGACAGAAGAGGATTTATCCAGCCAGATGTCGGGACCCCGTCCAGTCCCAAGAGTGAAATCCCTTCCCTTGGAGCCAAAACTGACACCAGCATG GAGGATGCCTGCCAGGACTTTGCCATTTCCTGCACAGCCTGA
- the SFN gene encoding 14-3-3 protein sigma, with translation MARNHQVQKAKLAEQAERYEDMADFMKAVVEHGDELSNEERNLLSVAYKNVVGCQRSAWRVISSIEHKTEEGDDKAQVVNEYREKVEQELNAVCNNVLGLLDKYLIKKDSDTESKVFYLKMKGDYFRYLAEVASGDDRLSTIEKAQEAYQEAMDISKKEMQPTNPIRLGLALNFSVFHYEIANAPEQAISLAKTTFDEAMGDLHTLSEDSYKDSTLIMQLLRDNLTLWTAECAGEDGGEAGEEPKN, from the coding sequence ATGGCAAGAAACCACCAAGTGCAGAAGGCCAAGCTGGCCGAGCAGGCTGAGCGCTACGAGGACATGGCAGACTTCATGAAGGCCGTGGTGGAGCACGGCGACGAGCTGTCCAACGAGGAGCGCAACCTCCTCTCGGTCGCCTACAAGAACGTGGTGGGCTGCCAGCGCTCGGCCTGGAGGGTCATCTCCAGCATCGAGCACAAAACCGAGGAGGGCGACGACAAAGCGCAGGTGGTGAACGAGTACCGGGAGAaggtggagcaggagctgaacGCCGTCTGCAACAACGTGCTGGGCTTGCTGGACAAGTATCTCATCAAGAAGGACAGCGATACCGAGAGCAAGGTCTTCTACCTGAAGATGAAGGGCGACTACTTCCGCTACCTGGCCGAGGTGGCCAGCGGGGACGACCGCCTGTCGACGATAGAGAAGGCCCAGGAGGCCTACCAAGAGGCCATGGACATCAGCAAAAAGGAGATGCAGCCCACGAACCCCATCCGCCTGGGGCTGGCCCTCAACTTCTCCGTGTTCCACTACGAGATCGCCAACGCCCCCGAGCAGGCCATCTCGCTGGCCAAGACCACCTTCGACGAGGCCATGGGCGACCTGCACACGCTCAGCGAAGACTCCTACAAGGACAGCACCCTCATCatgcagctgctcagggacaaCCTCACGCTATGGACAGCCGAGTGCGCCGGCGAAGACGGCGGCGAGGCTGGCGAAGAGCCCAAGAACTGA
- the PIGV gene encoding GPI mannosyltransferase 2 isoform X2, producing MERWSRADPQLREVVWFALRCRALALLLQAVFNLLVPDHAADAFSPPRPGPPGPWDALVERLLGGLGRWDAEHFLFIAERGYLLEHNCAFLPLFPLGLRLLAGLLPCPLQLQQRSRLLLAAALLNALLSALAAAALLGLGRAVLRRPRQAFLAALLFSLSPAGIFMAAAYSESAFAVLAFSAMWQLEKGHGWRSGLLFALAAAARANGLVNAGFVLYWCGKRLALQLQRGAAFPVLWKRALGLASSAALLCALIFLPFVVFQYYAYVRFCEPGAGLGQAVPEPLLQLARDKGYRVAGVAGDKPPWCSQRFPLVYSYIQDTYWNVGFLRYFELRQIPNFLLALPVTLLSSWAAWTYVSTNPRHCLTLGLERSKSEERGKARDGFCGPAAFVYVVHSTALLAFGFCCMHVQVLTRFLGSSSPILYWFAAHLLQEHEPLLWSTGADKPASGKALLARASWASSWATGCWG from the exons ATGGAGCGGTGGAGCAGGGCAGACCCCCAGCTCCGAGAGGTCGTGTGGTTCGCCCTGCGCTGCCGGGccctggcgctgctgctgcag GCCGTGTTTAACCTGCTGGTCCCGGACCACGCTGCCGACGCCTTCTCTCCGCCGCGGCCGGGCCCGCCGGGCCCGTGGGACGCGCTGGTGGAGCGGCTGCTGGGCGGGCTGGGCCGCTGGGACGCCGAGCATTTCCTGTTCATCGCCGAGCGCGGCTACCTGCTGGAGCACAACTGCGCCTTCCTGCCGCTCTTCCCgctggggctgcggctgctGGCCGGGCTGCTGCCGTGCccgctgcagctgcagcagcgcAGCCGGCTGCTGCtggcggccgcgctgctgaaCGCGCTGCTGTCGGCGCTGGCGGCCGCGGCCCTGCTGGGCCTAGGCCGGGCCGTGCTGCGGCGGCCGCGCCAGGCCTTCCTGGCCGCGCTGCTCTTCTCCCTCAGCCCCGCCGGCATCTTCATGGCCGCTGCCTACTCAGAGAGCGCCTTCGCCGTGCTGGCCTTCAGCGCCAtgtggcagctggagaaggggcACGGCTGGCGCAGCGGGCTGCTCTTCGCCCTGGCCGCTGCGGCCCGTGCCAACGGGCTGGTCAACGCCGGCTTCGTGCTGTACTGGTGCGGCAAGCGCttggcactgcagctgcagcgGGGAGCGGCGTTCCCCGTGCTGTGGAAGCGGGCCCTTGGCCTGGCATCTTCGGCAGCCCTGCTGTGTGCCCtgattttcctgccttttgtGGTGTTTCAGTACTACGCCTACGTGAGGTTCTGCGAGCCTGGCGCGGGGCTGGGCCAGGCCGTTCCCGAGCcgctgctgcagctggcacGGGACAAGGGCTATCGTGTGGCAGGCGTGGCTGGGGATAAACCCCCTTGGTGCTCCCAGCGCTTCCCTCTGGTCTATTCCTATATCCAGGACACTTACTGGAACGTGGGCTTTTTAAGGTACTTTGAGCTCAGACAGATCCCAAATTTCTTGCTTGCTCTGCCTGTCACCCTTCTGAGCTCATGGGCTGCCTGGACCTACGTCAGCACAAAcccccggcactgcctgacTCTTGGTCTAGAGAGGAGTAAGAGTGAAGAGAGAGGAAAGGCAAGAGATGGATTTTGTGGCCCTGCTGCCTTCGTGTACGTGGTCCACAGCACGGCCCTGCTGGCTTTTGGGTTCTGCTGCATGCACGTGCAG GTGCTGACCCGGTTCCTTGgctcctcctctcccatccTGTACTGGTTCGCAGCTCACCTGCTCCAGGAACACGAACCTTTACTCTGGAGCACAGGGGCTGATAAGCCAGCCTCTGGGAAGGCTCTTCTAG CAAGAGCATCCTGGGCTTCTTCCTGGGCTactggctgctggggctga
- the GPN2 gene encoding GPN-loop GTPase 2 — protein MAEGSRAEGSMAEGSRAEGSRTAPLAFGQVVIGPPGSGKTTYCHAMREFLARLGRSVAVVNLDPANEALARPCALDIGELVTLPDVMAGLGLGPNGGLLYCMEYLEANADWLRERLRALRGHYLLFDCPGQVELYTHHQALRNVLAQLAKWNFRLAAVHLVDSHYCTDPGKFISVLCTSLATMLHVELPHVNVLSKMDLIEQYGKLAFNLDYYTEVLDLSYLVDHLASDPFFRNFRRLNEKLVEVIEDYSLVSFVPLNVQDKQSMRQVMQAVDKANGYSFGDQEHRSLEALMSAAVGADFHFSSTLAVQEKYVQSQDKAVEEEVMDL, from the exons ATggctgagggcagcagggctgagggcagcatggctgagggcagcagggctgagggcagcaggaCGGCCCCGCTGGCCTTTGGCCAGGTGGTGATCGGGCCGCCGGGCTCGGGGAAGACCACGTACTGCCATGCCATGCGGGAGTTCCTGGCGCGGCTGGGCCGCAGCGTGGCCGTGGTCAACCTGGACCCCGCCAACGAGGCGCTGGCCCGGCCCTGCGCGCTGGACATCGGCGAGCTGGTCACCCTGCCCGACGTGatggccgggctggggctgggccccaACGGGGGGCTGCTCTACTGCATGGAGTACCTGGAGGCCAACGCCGACTGGCTGCGGGAGCGGCTGCGCGCCCTGCGGGGACACTACCTGCTCTTCGACTGCCCCGGCCAGGTGGAGCTCTACACACACCACCAGGCCCTGAGGAACGTCCTCGCCCAGCTGGCCAAGTGGAATTTTAGG ctggctgctgtgcACCTGGTGGATTCCCACTACTGCACAGATCCTGGGAAGTTCATCTCCGTGCTCTGCACCTCGCTGGCCACCATGCTGCATGTGGAGCTGCCCCACGTCAACGTCCTCTCCAAGATGGACCTGATCGAGCAGTACGGGAAGCTGG CTTTCAACCTGGATTATTACACCGAGGTCCTGGACCTCTCTTACCTCGTGGACCACTTGGCCTCCGACCCCTTCTTCAGGAATTTCCGCCGCCTCAACGAGAAGCTGGTGGAGGTGATCGAGGACTACAGCCTGGTGTCCTTCGTGCCCCTCAACGTCCAG GACAAGCAGAGCATGAGGCAGGTGATGCAGGCCGTGGACAAGGCCAATGGATATTCCTTCGGGGACCAGGAGCACCGGAGCCTGGAGGCGCTGATGTCGGCAGCAGTGGGGGCCGACTTCCACTTCTCCTC CACCCTGGCAGTGCAGGAGAAGTATGTGCAATCTCAGGACAAAGCTGTGGAAGAGGAGGTGATGGATCTGTGA
- the ZDHHC18 gene encoding palmitoyltransferase ZDHHC18 isoform X3, translated as MKDCEYRQIPPGAAGAGGPAAPGPGAARAGAVRPRRKWEVFPGRNRFYCGGRLMLARHSGVFALTLGLILATSGLFFAFDCPFLASHLTLAIPIIAAILFFFVISCLLQTSFRDPGILPRATPSEAADLEKRIDSMGSSTYRPPARTMEVVINKYVVKLKYCYTCKMFRPPRTSHCSVCDNCVERFDHHCPWVGNCVGKRNYRYFYAFILSLSFLTAFIFACVVTHLTLRSQRDGFLATLKTTPASMLELVICFFSVWSILGLSGFHTYLVASNLTTNEDIKGSWSNKRGSEFANPYSHKSILTNCCAVLCGPFHPSLIDRRGFIQPDVGTPSSPKSEIPSLGAKTDTSMVGGIP; from the exons ATGAAGGACTGCGAGTACCGGCAGATCCCGcccggggcggcgggcgcgggcgggCCGGCGGCGCCGGGGCCCGGAGCGGCGCGGGCCGGAGCGGTGCGGCCCCGCAGGAAGTGGGAGGTGTTCCCGGGCCGCAACCGCTTCTACTGCGGCGGCCGCCTCATGCTGGCGCGGCACAGCGGCGTCTTCGCCCTCACGCTCGGCCTCATCCTGGCCACCAGCGGCCTCTTCTTCGCCTTCGA CTGCCCCTTCCTTGCCAGCCACCTGACCCTGGCCATCCCCATCATTGCTGCCATCCTCTTCTTCTTCgtcatcagctgcctgctccagaCAAGCTTCAGAGACCCCGGAATcctgcccagagccaccccCAGCGAGGCTGCAGACCTGGAGAAGCGAATTG ACAGCATGGGCAGCTCCACGTACCGTCCCCCGGCCCGCACCATGGAGGTGGTGATCAACAAGTACGTGGTGAAGCTCAAGTACTGCTACACCTGCAAGATGTTCCGGCCGCCACGCACCTCGCACTGCAGCGTCTGCGACAACTGCGTGg AGAGATTCGATCACCACTGCCCCTGGGTGGGCAACTGCGTGGGCAAGCGCAACTACCGCTACTTCTACGCCTtcatcctgtccctgtccttcctcACCGCCTTCATCTTCGCCTGCGTTGTCACCCACCTCACCCTGC GCTCTCAGAGGGATGGGTTCCTGGCCACTCTGAAGACAACCCCTGCGAG TATGCTGGAGCTGgtgatttgttttttctcagTCTGGTCCATTTTGGGCCTCTCAGGTTTTCACACTTACTTAGTGGCCTCCAACCTGACTACGAATGAAGAT ATCAAAGGGTCCTGGTCAAACAAGAGGGGCTCGGAGTTTGCCAATCCCTACAGCCATAAAAGCATCCTCACAAACTGCTGTGCAGTGCTGTGTGGACCATTCCATCCCAG TTTGATAGACAGAAGAGGATTTATCCAGCCAGATGTCGGGACCCCGTCCAGTCCCAAGAGTGAAATCCCTTCCCTTGGAGCCAAAACTGACACCAGCATGGTAGGAGGCATTCCCTAG
- the PIGV gene encoding GPI mannosyltransferase 2 isoform X1, which translates to MERWSRADPQLREVVWFALRCRALALLLQAVFNLLVPDHAADAFSPPRPGPPGPWDALVERLLGGLGRWDAEHFLFIAERGYLLEHNCAFLPLFPLGLRLLAGLLPCPLQLQQRSRLLLAAALLNALLSALAAAALLGLGRAVLRRPRQAFLAALLFSLSPAGIFMAAAYSESAFAVLAFSAMWQLEKGHGWRSGLLFALAAAARANGLVNAGFVLYWCGKRLALQLQRGAAFPVLWKRALGLASSAALLCALIFLPFVVFQYYAYVRFCEPGAGLGQAVPEPLLQLARDKGYRVAGVAGDKPPWCSQRFPLVYSYIQDTYWNVGFLRYFELRQIPNFLLALPVTLLSSWAAWTYVSTNPRHCLTLGLERSKSEERGKARDGFCGPAAFVYVVHSTALLAFGFCCMHVQVLTRFLGSSSPILYWFAAHLLQEHEPLLWSTGADKPASGKALLGKSPSSCGKGTSDNPVVRLLLNWRSITPLSKSILGFFLGYWLLGLILHCNFLPWT; encoded by the exons ATGGAGCGGTGGAGCAGGGCAGACCCCCAGCTCCGAGAGGTCGTGTGGTTCGCCCTGCGCTGCCGGGccctggcgctgctgctgcag GCCGTGTTTAACCTGCTGGTCCCGGACCACGCTGCCGACGCCTTCTCTCCGCCGCGGCCGGGCCCGCCGGGCCCGTGGGACGCGCTGGTGGAGCGGCTGCTGGGCGGGCTGGGCCGCTGGGACGCCGAGCATTTCCTGTTCATCGCCGAGCGCGGCTACCTGCTGGAGCACAACTGCGCCTTCCTGCCGCTCTTCCCgctggggctgcggctgctGGCCGGGCTGCTGCCGTGCccgctgcagctgcagcagcgcAGCCGGCTGCTGCtggcggccgcgctgctgaaCGCGCTGCTGTCGGCGCTGGCGGCCGCGGCCCTGCTGGGCCTAGGCCGGGCCGTGCTGCGGCGGCCGCGCCAGGCCTTCCTGGCCGCGCTGCTCTTCTCCCTCAGCCCCGCCGGCATCTTCATGGCCGCTGCCTACTCAGAGAGCGCCTTCGCCGTGCTGGCCTTCAGCGCCAtgtggcagctggagaaggggcACGGCTGGCGCAGCGGGCTGCTCTTCGCCCTGGCCGCTGCGGCCCGTGCCAACGGGCTGGTCAACGCCGGCTTCGTGCTGTACTGGTGCGGCAAGCGCttggcactgcagctgcagcgGGGAGCGGCGTTCCCCGTGCTGTGGAAGCGGGCCCTTGGCCTGGCATCTTCGGCAGCCCTGCTGTGTGCCCtgattttcctgccttttgtGGTGTTTCAGTACTACGCCTACGTGAGGTTCTGCGAGCCTGGCGCGGGGCTGGGCCAGGCCGTTCCCGAGCcgctgctgcagctggcacGGGACAAGGGCTATCGTGTGGCAGGCGTGGCTGGGGATAAACCCCCTTGGTGCTCCCAGCGCTTCCCTCTGGTCTATTCCTATATCCAGGACACTTACTGGAACGTGGGCTTTTTAAGGTACTTTGAGCTCAGACAGATCCCAAATTTCTTGCTTGCTCTGCCTGTCACCCTTCTGAGCTCATGGGCTGCCTGGACCTACGTCAGCACAAAcccccggcactgcctgacTCTTGGTCTAGAGAGGAGTAAGAGTGAAGAGAGAGGAAAGGCAAGAGATGGATTTTGTGGCCCTGCTGCCTTCGTGTACGTGGTCCACAGCACGGCCCTGCTGGCTTTTGGGTTCTGCTGCATGCACGTGCAG GTGCTGACCCGGTTCCTTGgctcctcctctcccatccTGTACTGGTTCGCAGCTCACCTGCTCCAGGAACACGAACCTTTACTCTGGAGCACAGGGGCTGATAAGCCAGCCTCTGGGAAGGCTCTTCTAGGTAAATCTCCCAGTTCCTGTGGGAAAGGGACCTCGGACAACCCCGTtgtgaggctgctgctgaactgGCGATCGATTACCCCCCTCAGCAAGAGCATCCTGGGCTTCTTCCTGGGCTactggctgctggggctgatCCTGCACTGCAACTTCCTCCCGTGGACGTAG